A window from Nycticebus coucang isolate mNycCou1 chromosome X, mNycCou1.pri, whole genome shotgun sequence encodes these proteins:
- the UBA1 gene encoding ubiquitin-like modifier-activating enzyme 1 isoform X2: protein MSSSPLSKKRRVSGPDPKPGSNCSPAQSVLSEVPLVPTNGMAKNGSEADIDEGLYSRQLYVLGHEAMKRLQTSSVLVSGLRGLGVEIAKNIILGGVKAVTLHDQGTAQWADLSSQFYLREEDIGKNRAEVSQPRLAELNSYVPVTAYTGPLVDDFLSGFQVVVLTNTPLEDQLRVGEFCHSHGIKLVVADTRGLFGQLFCDFGKEMILTDSNGEQPLSAMISMITKDNPGVVTCLDEARHGFESGDFVSFSEVQGMIELNGNQPIEIKVLGPYTFSICDTSNFSDYIRGGIVSQVKVPKKISFKSLVASLAEPDFVMTDFAKFSRPAQLHIGFQALHQFCAQHSRPPRPRNEEDATELVALARNMNACTLPAVQQDSLDEDLIRKLAYVAAGDLAPINAFIGGLAAQEVMKACSGKFMPIMQWLYFDALECLPEDKGALMEDKCLPRQNRYDGQVAVFGSDLQEKLGKQKYFLVGAGAIGCELLKNFAMIGLGCGEGGEIIVTDMDTIEKSNLNRQFLFRPWDVTKLKSDTAAAAVRHMNPHIRVTSHQNRVGPDTERIYDDDFFQNLDGVANALDNVDARMYMDRRCVYYRKPLLESGTLGTKGNVQVVIPFLTESYSSSQDPPEKSIPICTLKNFPNAIEHTLQWARDEFEGLFKQPAENVNQYLTDLKFVERTLRLAGTQPLEVLEAVQRSLVLQRPQTWADCVTWACHHWHTQYSNNIRQLLHNFPPDQLTSSGAPFWSGPKRCPHPLTFDVNNPLHLDYVMAAANLFAQTYGLTGSQDRAAVVTLLQSVQVPEFTPKSGVKIHVSDQELQSANASVDDSRLEELKTTLPSPDKLPGFKMYPIDFEKDDDSNFHMDFIVAASNLRAENYDIPPADRHKSKLIAGKIIPAIATTTAAVVGLVCLELYKVVQGHRQLDSYKNGFLNLALPFFGFSEPLAAPRHQYYNQEWTLWDRFEVQGLQPNGEEMTLKQFLDYFKTEHKLEITMLSQGVSMLYSFFMPAAKLKERLDQPMTEIVSRVSKRKLGRHVRALVLELCCNDETGEDVEVPYVRYTIR from the exons ATGTCCAGCTCGCCGCTGTCCAAGAAACGTCGCGTGTCCGGGCCTGATCCAAAGCCGGGTTCTAACTGCTCCCCTGCCCAGTCTGTGTTGTCGGAAGTGCCCTTGGTACCAACCAAC GGAATGGCGAAGAACGGCAGTGAAGCAGACATAGATGAGGGCCTTTACTCCCGGCAGCT GTATGTGTTGGGCCATGAGGCAATGAAGCGGCTTCAGACATCCAGTGTACTAGTGTCAGGCCTTCGGGGTCTGGGCGTGGAGATCGCTAAGAACATCATCCTTGGTGGGGTCAAGGCTGTCACCCTACATGACCAGGGCACTGCCCAGTGGGCTGACCTCTCCTCCCAG TTCTACCTGCGGGAGGAGGACATCGGTAAAAACCGAGCTGAGGTATCACAGCCCCGCCTTGCTGAGCTCAACAGCTACGTGCCTGTCACTGCCTACACTGGGCCCCTTGTTGATGACTTCCTTAGTGGCTTCCAG GTGGTAGTCCTCACCAACACCCCCCTGGAGGACCAGCTGCGAGTGGGTGAGTTCTGTCACAGCCATGGCATCAAGCTGGTGGTGGCAGACACGCGGGGCCTGTTTGG GCAGCTCTTTTGTGATTTTGGCAAGGAAATGATCCTCACAGATTCCAATGGGGAGCAGCCACTCAGTGCTATGATTTCTATGATTACCAAG GACAACCCTGGTGTGGTTACCTGCCTGGACGAGGCCCGACACGGGTTTGAGAGTGGCGACTTTGTCTCCTTTTCTGAAGTACAGGGAATGATCGAACTTAATGGAAATCAGCCCATAGAGATTAAAGTCCTGG GTCCGTACACCTTTAGCATCTGTGACACCTCCAATTTCTCCGACTATATCCGTGGTGGCATCGTCAGTCAGGTCAAAGTACCTAAGAAGATTAGTTTT AAATCCTTGGTGGCCTCATTGGCAGAACCTGATTTTGTGATGACAGACTTCGCCAAGTTTTCTCGCCCTGCTCAGCTGCACATTGGCTTCCAGGCCCTGCACCAGTTCTGTGCTCAGCACAGCCGGCCACCTCGTCCCCGAAatgag GAGGATGCAACAGAACTGGTGGCTCTGGCACGGAACATGAATGCTTGCACCCTGCCAGCAGTGCAGCAAGACAGCCTAGATGAGGACCTCATCAGGAAGCTGGCATATGTGGCTGCTGGGGATCTGGCACCCATAAATGCCTTCATTGGGGGCCTGGCTGCCCAGGAGGTCATGAAG GCCTGCTCTGGGAAGTTTATGCCTATCATGCAGTGGCTATACTTTGATGCCCTTGAGTGTCTCCCCGAGGACAAAGGGGCCCTCATGGAGGACAAGTGCCTCCCG CGTCAGAACCGTTATGATGGGCAGGTGGCTGTATTTGGCTCAGACCTGCAAGAGAAGCTGGGCAAGCAGAAGTACTTCCTG GTGGGTGCAGGTGCCATTGGCTGTGAGCTGCTCAAGAACTTTGCCATGATTGGGCTAGGCTGTGGGGAGGGCGGAGAGATTATTGTCACAGACATGGACACTATTGAGAAGTCAAATCTGAACCGGCAGTTTCTGTTCCGGCCCTGGGACGTGACg AAGTTAAAGTCTGACACGGCTGCTGCAGCTGTGCGTCACATGAATCCACACATCCGGGTAACAAGCCATCAGAACCGGGTGGGTCCTGATACAGAGCGCATTTATGATGACGATTTCTTCCAAAATCTGGATGGCGTGGCCAATGCCCTGGACAATGTGGATGCCC GAATGTACATGGACCGTCGCTGCGTGTACTACCGGAAGCCACTGCTAGAGTCAGGCACACTGGGCACCAAGGGCAATGTGCAGGTGGTGATCCCCTTCCTGACAGAGTCATACAGCTCCAGCCAGGACCCACCTGAGAAGTCCATCCCCATCTGTACCCTGAAGAACTTCCCTAATGCTATCGAGCATACCCTACAG TGGGCTCGGGATGAATTTGAAGGCCTCTTCAAGCAGCCAGCGGAAAATGTCAATCAGTACCTCAC AGACCTCAAGTTTGTGGAACGGACATTACGGCTGGCAGGTACCCAGCCATTGGAGGTGCTGGAGGCTGTGCAGCGCAGCCTGGTGCTGCAACGACCACAGACCTGGGCTGACTGTGTGACTTGGGCCTGCCACCACTGGCACACCCAGTACTCTAACAACATCCGGCAGCTGCTGCACAATTTCCCTCCTGACCAG CTTACAAGCTCTGGAGCCCCATTTTGGTCTGGGCCCAAACGATGTCCACACCCTCTCACTTTTGATGTCAACAAC CCCCTGCATCTGGACTATGTGATGGCTGCTGCCAACCTGTTTGCCCAGACCTATGGACTGACAGGCTCTCAGGACCGAGCTGCTGTTGTCACACTCCTGCAGTCTGTGCAGGTCCCTGAGTTCACCCCCAAGTCTGGTGTCAAGATCCATGTTTCTGACCAGGAGCTGCAGAGTGCCAATGCTTCTGTTG ATGACAGCCGTCTAGAGGAGCTCAAAACCACACTGCCTAGTCCAGACAAGCTCCCTGGATTCAAGATGTATCCCATCGACTTTGAGAAG GATGATGATAGCAACTTCCATATGGATTTTATTGTGGCTGCATCCAACCTCCGGGCAGAAAACTATGACATTCCCCCTGCGGACCGGCACAAG AGTAAGCTGATTGCAGGGAAGATCATCCCAGCCATTGCCACGACCACAGCAGCTGTGGTTGGCCTTGTGTGTCTGGAGCTGTACAAGGTAGTGCAGGGGCACCGACAGCTTGACTCCTACAAGAATGGTTTCCTCAACTTGGCCCTGCCCTTCTTCGGTTTCTCTGAACCCCTTGCTGCACCACGTCACCAG TACTATAACCAGGAGTGGACATTGTGGGATCGCTTTGAGGTACAGGGACTACAGCCTAATGGTGAAGAGATGACCCTGAAACAGTTCCTTGACTACTTTAAG ACAGAGCACAAATTAGAGATCACTATGCTGTCCCAGGGTGTATCCATGCTCTATTCTTTCTTCATGCCAGCCGCCAAGCTTAAGGAACGGTTGGATCAACC GATGACAGAGATTGTAAGCCGTGTGTCGAAGCGAAAGCTGGGCCGCCATGTGCGGGCGCTGGTGCTTGAGCTGTGCTGCAACGACGAGACCGGCGAGGATGTTGAGGTTCCCTATGTACGATATACCATCCGCTGA
- the UBA1 gene encoding ubiquitin-like modifier-activating enzyme 1 isoform X1, protein MDVQASFPTCILPFPPAVPGLKGEENGCLLLSTYSVPGSMVCFISHLNNPMGKMSSSPLSKKRRVSGPDPKPGSNCSPAQSVLSEVPLVPTNGMAKNGSEADIDEGLYSRQLYVLGHEAMKRLQTSSVLVSGLRGLGVEIAKNIILGGVKAVTLHDQGTAQWADLSSQFYLREEDIGKNRAEVSQPRLAELNSYVPVTAYTGPLVDDFLSGFQVVVLTNTPLEDQLRVGEFCHSHGIKLVVADTRGLFGQLFCDFGKEMILTDSNGEQPLSAMISMITKDNPGVVTCLDEARHGFESGDFVSFSEVQGMIELNGNQPIEIKVLGPYTFSICDTSNFSDYIRGGIVSQVKVPKKISFKSLVASLAEPDFVMTDFAKFSRPAQLHIGFQALHQFCAQHSRPPRPRNEEDATELVALARNMNACTLPAVQQDSLDEDLIRKLAYVAAGDLAPINAFIGGLAAQEVMKACSGKFMPIMQWLYFDALECLPEDKGALMEDKCLPRQNRYDGQVAVFGSDLQEKLGKQKYFLVGAGAIGCELLKNFAMIGLGCGEGGEIIVTDMDTIEKSNLNRQFLFRPWDVTKLKSDTAAAAVRHMNPHIRVTSHQNRVGPDTERIYDDDFFQNLDGVANALDNVDARMYMDRRCVYYRKPLLESGTLGTKGNVQVVIPFLTESYSSSQDPPEKSIPICTLKNFPNAIEHTLQWARDEFEGLFKQPAENVNQYLTDLKFVERTLRLAGTQPLEVLEAVQRSLVLQRPQTWADCVTWACHHWHTQYSNNIRQLLHNFPPDQLTSSGAPFWSGPKRCPHPLTFDVNNPLHLDYVMAAANLFAQTYGLTGSQDRAAVVTLLQSVQVPEFTPKSGVKIHVSDQELQSANASVDDSRLEELKTTLPSPDKLPGFKMYPIDFEKDDDSNFHMDFIVAASNLRAENYDIPPADRHKSKLIAGKIIPAIATTTAAVVGLVCLELYKVVQGHRQLDSYKNGFLNLALPFFGFSEPLAAPRHQYYNQEWTLWDRFEVQGLQPNGEEMTLKQFLDYFKTEHKLEITMLSQGVSMLYSFFMPAAKLKERLDQPMTEIVSRVSKRKLGRHVRALVLELCCNDETGEDVEVPYVRYTIR, encoded by the exons ATGGATGTCCAAGCCTCATTTCCCACCTgtattctccccttcccccccgcCGTCCCTGGGCTTAAGGGAGAGGAGAATGGCTGCTTGTTGTTGTctacctactctgtgccaggctctaTGGTCTGTTTTATTTCTCATCTCAACAACCCCATGGGGAAG ATGTCCAGCTCGCCGCTGTCCAAGAAACGTCGCGTGTCCGGGCCTGATCCAAAGCCGGGTTCTAACTGCTCCCCTGCCCAGTCTGTGTTGTCGGAAGTGCCCTTGGTACCAACCAAC GGAATGGCGAAGAACGGCAGTGAAGCAGACATAGATGAGGGCCTTTACTCCCGGCAGCT GTATGTGTTGGGCCATGAGGCAATGAAGCGGCTTCAGACATCCAGTGTACTAGTGTCAGGCCTTCGGGGTCTGGGCGTGGAGATCGCTAAGAACATCATCCTTGGTGGGGTCAAGGCTGTCACCCTACATGACCAGGGCACTGCCCAGTGGGCTGACCTCTCCTCCCAG TTCTACCTGCGGGAGGAGGACATCGGTAAAAACCGAGCTGAGGTATCACAGCCCCGCCTTGCTGAGCTCAACAGCTACGTGCCTGTCACTGCCTACACTGGGCCCCTTGTTGATGACTTCCTTAGTGGCTTCCAG GTGGTAGTCCTCACCAACACCCCCCTGGAGGACCAGCTGCGAGTGGGTGAGTTCTGTCACAGCCATGGCATCAAGCTGGTGGTGGCAGACACGCGGGGCCTGTTTGG GCAGCTCTTTTGTGATTTTGGCAAGGAAATGATCCTCACAGATTCCAATGGGGAGCAGCCACTCAGTGCTATGATTTCTATGATTACCAAG GACAACCCTGGTGTGGTTACCTGCCTGGACGAGGCCCGACACGGGTTTGAGAGTGGCGACTTTGTCTCCTTTTCTGAAGTACAGGGAATGATCGAACTTAATGGAAATCAGCCCATAGAGATTAAAGTCCTGG GTCCGTACACCTTTAGCATCTGTGACACCTCCAATTTCTCCGACTATATCCGTGGTGGCATCGTCAGTCAGGTCAAAGTACCTAAGAAGATTAGTTTT AAATCCTTGGTGGCCTCATTGGCAGAACCTGATTTTGTGATGACAGACTTCGCCAAGTTTTCTCGCCCTGCTCAGCTGCACATTGGCTTCCAGGCCCTGCACCAGTTCTGTGCTCAGCACAGCCGGCCACCTCGTCCCCGAAatgag GAGGATGCAACAGAACTGGTGGCTCTGGCACGGAACATGAATGCTTGCACCCTGCCAGCAGTGCAGCAAGACAGCCTAGATGAGGACCTCATCAGGAAGCTGGCATATGTGGCTGCTGGGGATCTGGCACCCATAAATGCCTTCATTGGGGGCCTGGCTGCCCAGGAGGTCATGAAG GCCTGCTCTGGGAAGTTTATGCCTATCATGCAGTGGCTATACTTTGATGCCCTTGAGTGTCTCCCCGAGGACAAAGGGGCCCTCATGGAGGACAAGTGCCTCCCG CGTCAGAACCGTTATGATGGGCAGGTGGCTGTATTTGGCTCAGACCTGCAAGAGAAGCTGGGCAAGCAGAAGTACTTCCTG GTGGGTGCAGGTGCCATTGGCTGTGAGCTGCTCAAGAACTTTGCCATGATTGGGCTAGGCTGTGGGGAGGGCGGAGAGATTATTGTCACAGACATGGACACTATTGAGAAGTCAAATCTGAACCGGCAGTTTCTGTTCCGGCCCTGGGACGTGACg AAGTTAAAGTCTGACACGGCTGCTGCAGCTGTGCGTCACATGAATCCACACATCCGGGTAACAAGCCATCAGAACCGGGTGGGTCCTGATACAGAGCGCATTTATGATGACGATTTCTTCCAAAATCTGGATGGCGTGGCCAATGCCCTGGACAATGTGGATGCCC GAATGTACATGGACCGTCGCTGCGTGTACTACCGGAAGCCACTGCTAGAGTCAGGCACACTGGGCACCAAGGGCAATGTGCAGGTGGTGATCCCCTTCCTGACAGAGTCATACAGCTCCAGCCAGGACCCACCTGAGAAGTCCATCCCCATCTGTACCCTGAAGAACTTCCCTAATGCTATCGAGCATACCCTACAG TGGGCTCGGGATGAATTTGAAGGCCTCTTCAAGCAGCCAGCGGAAAATGTCAATCAGTACCTCAC AGACCTCAAGTTTGTGGAACGGACATTACGGCTGGCAGGTACCCAGCCATTGGAGGTGCTGGAGGCTGTGCAGCGCAGCCTGGTGCTGCAACGACCACAGACCTGGGCTGACTGTGTGACTTGGGCCTGCCACCACTGGCACACCCAGTACTCTAACAACATCCGGCAGCTGCTGCACAATTTCCCTCCTGACCAG CTTACAAGCTCTGGAGCCCCATTTTGGTCTGGGCCCAAACGATGTCCACACCCTCTCACTTTTGATGTCAACAAC CCCCTGCATCTGGACTATGTGATGGCTGCTGCCAACCTGTTTGCCCAGACCTATGGACTGACAGGCTCTCAGGACCGAGCTGCTGTTGTCACACTCCTGCAGTCTGTGCAGGTCCCTGAGTTCACCCCCAAGTCTGGTGTCAAGATCCATGTTTCTGACCAGGAGCTGCAGAGTGCCAATGCTTCTGTTG ATGACAGCCGTCTAGAGGAGCTCAAAACCACACTGCCTAGTCCAGACAAGCTCCCTGGATTCAAGATGTATCCCATCGACTTTGAGAAG GATGATGATAGCAACTTCCATATGGATTTTATTGTGGCTGCATCCAACCTCCGGGCAGAAAACTATGACATTCCCCCTGCGGACCGGCACAAG AGTAAGCTGATTGCAGGGAAGATCATCCCAGCCATTGCCACGACCACAGCAGCTGTGGTTGGCCTTGTGTGTCTGGAGCTGTACAAGGTAGTGCAGGGGCACCGACAGCTTGACTCCTACAAGAATGGTTTCCTCAACTTGGCCCTGCCCTTCTTCGGTTTCTCTGAACCCCTTGCTGCACCACGTCACCAG TACTATAACCAGGAGTGGACATTGTGGGATCGCTTTGAGGTACAGGGACTACAGCCTAATGGTGAAGAGATGACCCTGAAACAGTTCCTTGACTACTTTAAG ACAGAGCACAAATTAGAGATCACTATGCTGTCCCAGGGTGTATCCATGCTCTATTCTTTCTTCATGCCAGCCGCCAAGCTTAAGGAACGGTTGGATCAACC GATGACAGAGATTGTAAGCCGTGTGTCGAAGCGAAAGCTGGGCCGCCATGTGCGGGCGCTGGTGCTTGAGCTGTGCTGCAACGACGAGACCGGCGAGGATGTTGAGGTTCCCTATGTACGATATACCATCCGCTGA